One window of Athalia rosae chromosome 4, iyAthRosa1.1, whole genome shotgun sequence genomic DNA carries:
- the LOC125500569 gene encoding uncharacterized protein LOC125500569 isoform X2, which yields MAFFDVSDVVTTLFPISSIYWFLGMGVFEYPPGKPKKLLGLSYAATILVVYVAYRVDLLYFQLETNLILTTTDVISSAVRQWAMSTFIGVVHLVFSLAYYKKHNRCLMELNEIDSILKGMGVVRSYRPFLITQLWQCLSLLISMTYTVGIRSQYEFSRPSSRYRHLSAATLVSLNTYAPLIASVNEIRFYNFNQITEQIFKDLNMLLESLKMERPHESSDYSRSRYGSSRNEILFSLRKLYTRSSRLAKKWNQANAVFVLATFLYSLSMMSVLFLEMNGSIMRRGIWITRNAYSIVIVTTVVLMVVKLMITVHSAVALMSEAHRTCGILLEHLHPIRSLRSEVYEFSMQLIQNPLRLSVFGVYPMDYSLVHELISSLVTYVITVIQQTQGMTAHNATLRAR from the exons ATGGCGTTCTTCGATGTCAGCGATGTAGTAACGACGTTGTTCCCGATAAGTTCGATTTATTGGTTCCTTGGTATGGGTGTATTCGAATATCCACctggaaaaccgaaaaaactaCTCGGCCTCTCTTATGCCGCAACTATTCTTGTCGTCTATGTCGCTTATAGAGTGGACCTGTTGTATTTTCAACTGGAAACGAACTTGATACTAACAACAACCGATGTGATTAGCTCCGCTGTCAGACAGTGGGCAATGAGTACATTTATCGGAGTGGTACATCTCGTATTTAGCCTCGCTTATTACAAG aaacatAACAGGTGTCTCATGGAATTGAACGAAATCGACTCTATACTGAAAGGTATGGGCGTCGTTCGCTCCTATCGGCCTTTCTTAATTACGCAACTTTGGCAGTGCTTGAGTCTATTGATATCTATGACTTACACCGTCGGGATAAGGTCGCAATATGAATTTTCGCGACCTAGCAGCAGATATAGACACTTGAGCGCGGCTACTCTCGTGTCTCTGAATACTTATGCGCCGCTGATAGCATCGGTCAACGAAATCAGATTCTACAATTTCAATCA GATCACGGAGCAGATATTCAAAGATTTGAATATGTTGCTCGAATCTTTGAAAATGGAACGTCCGCACGAAAGCTCGGATTATTCTAGAAGTCGTTATGGTTCATCGAGAAATGAAATACTATTCTCCTTGAG AAAACTCTACACCCGCTCGAGCCGCCTGGCAAAAAAATGGAACCAAGCTAACGCCGTGTTCGTTCTTGCtacttttttatattctctatCGATGATGTCAGTTCTGTTCCTCGAAATGAACGGGAGCATAATGAGACGAGGGATTTGGATAACGCGGAACGCATATTCGATCGTGATCGTTACAACGGTAGTGTTGATGGTGGTGAAATTGATGATCACTGTTCACTCTGCGGTAGCCTTGATGTCTGAG GCGCATCGAACTTGTGGAATATTATTGGAGCACCTTCATCCCATTCGAAGTCTTCGATCGGAG GTTTACGAATTTTCTATGCAGCTTATCCAAAACCCGCTCCGTTTGTCAGTTTTTGGAGTGTACCCGATggattactcgttggttcacgAA TTAATTTCATCTCTGGTGACGTATGTGATAACGGTCATCCAACAAACTCAAGGGATGACTGCCCACAACGCGACGCTCAGAGCGCGCTGA
- the LOC125500579 gene encoding putative gustatory receptor 28b: MESPREDNWSIGVFVYYIYVNISAPIIVAFLVIGQAKSKAATNCMNRIGRVTKTMSKVGIPDDYAATMKYQLIAICGSVLFFITIFTLESKIHDYRKSGVSTTVGYMGRMFYVTVTTFLVDYTFVDYVRYLGKRFLRLNEYLIKFSVVGQKAKSLFQILDYDVVTSHLFRTPLADKTKIMRIVRMSRQLHAELCAIATELTSVFGVQILLSFILGLWIIILLFFNIFNSLVPQEVLGGRTLNIATMFCWASFALTRITLIVSNCAWTSDEARRTGELIYELVDSTTSIEFKEEIHGFSLQLIQNPLRFTASSFFTLDYSFIRTIIGTVTTYVVIMVQTRNIESSRGDERCASAVLGNGTSCSN; the protein is encoded by the exons ATGGAATCGCCGCGAGAAGACAACTGGTCAATTGGTGTGTTTGTCTACTACATTTACGTCAACATATCCGCACCGATCATCGTAGCATTCCTAGTGATCGGCCAAGCAAAATCGAAG GCCGCAACGAATTGCATGAACAGAATCGGCAGGGTGACTAAAACGATGAGTAAAGTGGGAATCCCAGATGATTATGCCGCGACGATGAAATATCAATTGATTGCGATCTGCGGATCTGTACTCTTTTTCATCACAATTTTTACTTTGGAAAGCAAGATCCACGATTATCGTAAATCTGGCGTCTCGACGACAGTCGGATACATGGGCAGAATGTTTTATGTAACGGTCACCACATTTCTCGTTGACTACACATTTGTCGACTACGTTCG GTACCTTGGAAAACGTTTTCTCCGCCTCAACGAATACTTAATCAAGTTCAGTGTGGTAGGACAAAAAGCAAAgtcactttttcaaattttggattACGATGTCGTCACCTCGCACCTGTTCCGCACCCCACTAGCGGACAAGACGAAAATAATGCGCATCGTGAGGATGTCCAG GCAACTACACGCCGAATTATGCGCTATTGCAACGGAGCTGACATCAGTCTTCGGCGTGCagattcttctttcctttatCTTGGGCCTTTGGATCATAATCCTCctattttttaacattttcaatTCACTGGTACCACAGGAGGTTCTGGGCGGACGCACGTTGAATATCGCTACAATGTTCTGTTGGGCTAGCTTTGCCCTGACGAGAATCACCCTAATCGTTTCCAACTGTGCGTGGACGTCTGATGAG GCGCGGAGAACCGGAGAACTCATCTACGAGCTAGTGGATTCTACGACTTCTATCGAATTCAAGGAAGAG ATTCATGGTTTCTCGCTTCAACTCATCCAGAATCCCTTGCGGTTTACAGCGAGctcctttttcaccctcgactATAGCTTTATTCGCACG ATTATTGGAACGGTGACGACATATGTTGTCATTATGGTCCAGACTCGCAATATCGAGAGTTCAAGAGGTGATGAAAGATGTGCTTCGGCTGTACTCGGAAATGGAACCAGTTGTTCAAACTAA
- the LOC125500569 gene encoding uncharacterized protein LOC125500569 isoform X1, whose amino-acid sequence MAFFDVSDVVTTLFPISSIYWFLGMGVFEYPPGKPKKLLGLSYAATILVVYVAYRVDLLYFQLETNLILTTTDVISSAVRQWAMSTFIGVVHLVFSLAYYKVTRDFICSTYSRIWKFQSEGFFFPRRISRAKRWEFVSANVVNFQKHNRCLMELNEIDSILKGMGVVRSYRPFLITQLWQCLSLLISMTYTVGIRSQYEFSRPSSRYRHLSAATLVSLNTYAPLIASVNEIRFYNFNQITEQIFKDLNMLLESLKMERPHESSDYSRSRYGSSRNEILFSLRKLYTRSSRLAKKWNQANAVFVLATFLYSLSMMSVLFLEMNGSIMRRGIWITRNAYSIVIVTTVVLMVVKLMITVHSAVALMSEAHRTCGILLEHLHPIRSLRSEVYEFSMQLIQNPLRLSVFGVYPMDYSLVHELISSLVTYVITVIQQTQGMTAHNATLRAR is encoded by the exons ATGGCGTTCTTCGATGTCAGCGATGTAGTAACGACGTTGTTCCCGATAAGTTCGATTTATTGGTTCCTTGGTATGGGTGTATTCGAATATCCACctggaaaaccgaaaaaactaCTCGGCCTCTCTTATGCCGCAACTATTCTTGTCGTCTATGTCGCTTATAGAGTGGACCTGTTGTATTTTCAACTGGAAACGAACTTGATACTAACAACAACCGATGTGATTAGCTCCGCTGTCAGACAGTGGGCAATGAGTACATTTATCGGAGTGGTACATCTCGTATTTAGCCTCGCTTATTACAAGGTAACTCGAGACTTTATTTGTTCCACCTATTCTCGCATCTGGAAGTTTCAGAGCgaaggttttttctttccacgacGAATATCGAGGGCTAAGCGATGGGAATTCGTTAGCGCGAATGtcgtaaattttcagaaacatAACAGGTGTCTCATGGAATTGAACGAAATCGACTCTATACTGAAAGGTATGGGCGTCGTTCGCTCCTATCGGCCTTTCTTAATTACGCAACTTTGGCAGTGCTTGAGTCTATTGATATCTATGACTTACACCGTCGGGATAAGGTCGCAATATGAATTTTCGCGACCTAGCAGCAGATATAGACACTTGAGCGCGGCTACTCTCGTGTCTCTGAATACTTATGCGCCGCTGATAGCATCGGTCAACGAAATCAGATTCTACAATTTCAATCA GATCACGGAGCAGATATTCAAAGATTTGAATATGTTGCTCGAATCTTTGAAAATGGAACGTCCGCACGAAAGCTCGGATTATTCTAGAAGTCGTTATGGTTCATCGAGAAATGAAATACTATTCTCCTTGAG AAAACTCTACACCCGCTCGAGCCGCCTGGCAAAAAAATGGAACCAAGCTAACGCCGTGTTCGTTCTTGCtacttttttatattctctatCGATGATGTCAGTTCTGTTCCTCGAAATGAACGGGAGCATAATGAGACGAGGGATTTGGATAACGCGGAACGCATATTCGATCGTGATCGTTACAACGGTAGTGTTGATGGTGGTGAAATTGATGATCACTGTTCACTCTGCGGTAGCCTTGATGTCTGAG GCGCATCGAACTTGTGGAATATTATTGGAGCACCTTCATCCCATTCGAAGTCTTCGATCGGAG GTTTACGAATTTTCTATGCAGCTTATCCAAAACCCGCTCCGTTTGTCAGTTTTTGGAGTGTACCCGATggattactcgttggttcacgAA TTAATTTCATCTCTGGTGACGTATGTGATAACGGTCATCCAACAAACTCAAGGGATGACTGCCCACAACGCGACGCTCAGAGCGCGCTGA
- the LOC105687596 gene encoding protein KRI1 homolog: MNGLFTENQSDSETELKINTDYAHNYNSWRQKEELNKLKTKYGEHIADLHSSGEDSSTSEEEDEEGNELTEKFEKDFYKTLALLKNKDPRIYDEKVTFFDDVSGSTGASKAEDKAKTKKKPLYLRDYERKVMIERDGKFSDSEEEEAIKRNADEPLAPTYVEEQRRLKESFKKIIDEDEDDEKSDLLKPKKKTAEDQQKEEEAYKIWLKGQQSTVDVEEKAELKPLRDFWNDPKLDQNEKFLRDYVLNKKFLDQESTNLDPEYDLVAHDSDENLSEDEKNIETQEEFEHKYNFRFEEPDQEFIKRYPRTLENSMRRKDTRRAEKRVEIKKRKEEEAIRKREELKQLKALKRKEIEEKIEKLKEITGNDDMNFNEIDLDGDFDPAEHDRKMQVMFNDDFYAGPEGDQKPEFPDIDEELDVETTWDKYDPNIEPAVNENQSNDGPHCDDPDFNMDADYNPTKTLQEELIDSSRKKKRRRRNKLALAIAKEKPKFDPSANPSYQAYLDQYYALDYEDMIGDQPCRFKYRNVVANDYGLTIDEIIAADDKELNKWCSLKKALQHRPEHLELNDVRTYRQKAQNEVLKKKIFKSIYGPKEEERVQQLIAGPVDQQNGEPQMKKRMRKKKKNPTTERETVNEQITSIPKLEPVASELKSNGVVQERKDKGRTKKITETSAVGDEDISSKKLEEENVETSEPRKKKIKKLRSDANQSEVQVKGTRVEAKISEEDDTTKITNTAETGKKGVNAKWKQKGANGISKAKQKSKVKMTHNKITKVKNNSITNLSAERLKAYGINPKKFKNKLKYGKMN; this comes from the exons ATGAACGGATTATTTACAGAGAATCAATCCGATTCGGAGACAGAATTGAAGATAAATACAGATTATGCGCACAACTATAACAGCTGGAGACAGAAAGAAGAATTAAACAAAT TAAAAACAAAGTATGGAGAACACATTGCAGACCTCCATAGTTCAGGTGAAGATTCCAGCACCTCGGAGGAAGAGGATGAAGAGGGAAAT gaACTAACTGAGAAATTTGAGAAAGATTTCTACAAAACTTTGGCTCTTCTGAAGAATAAAGACCCCAGAATTTATGATGAGAAGGTCACTTTCTTTGATGATGTCAGTGGATCTACAGGGGCTTCCAAGGCAGAAGATAaagcaaaaactaaaaaaaagcCACTTTATTTACGAGACTATGAACGAAAAGTTATGATTGAGCGGGACGGGAAATTCAGTGATAGTGAGGAAGAGGAAGCTATAAAGAGAAACGCTGACGAACCCCTTGCTCCAACATATGTAGAAGAGCAACGTAGACTCAAGGagagttttaaaaaaattatagacgaggatgaagatgacgaaaaaagCGACTTACTAAAACCTAAGAAAAAAACTGCGGAGGATCAACAAAAG GAAGAAGAAGCTTATAAAATATGGCTAAAAGGGCAGCAATCTACTGTTGATGTTGAAGAAAAGGCAGAATTGAAACCCTTGCGAGATTTCTGGAATGATCCAAAATTAGatcagaatgaaaaatttcttagaGATTATGTTCTGAACAAGAAGTTTTTGGATCAAGAATCTACTAATTTGGATCCAGAGTACGATCTAGTAGCCCATGATAGTGATGAGAACTTgagtgaagatgaaaaaaatattgaaacgcAGGAAGAATTTGAGCATAAATATAACTTTCGATTTGAAGAACCCGACCAAGAGTTTATCAAAAG ATATCCTCGAACGCTTGAAAATTCCATGAGACGAAAAGACACTCGCAGAGCAGAAAAAAGGGTAGAgatcaagaaaagaaaagaagaagaagccatTCGTAAGCGAGAAGAACTGAAGCAATTAAAAGCactgaaaagaaaggaaattgaagaaaaaatagagaaactgAAGGAAATCACTG GTAACGATGATATGAACttcaatgaaattgatttGGATGGAGATTTCGACCCTGCAGAACATGACCGAAAAATGCAAGTGATgttcaacgatgatttttatGCTGGTCCGGAAGGTGATCAAAAACCGGAATTCCCAGATATTGATGAGGAATTGGACGTAGAAACAACGTGGGATAAGTACGATCCCAACATAGAGCCAGCAGTAAATGAAAACCAATCGAACGATGGACCGCATTGCGACGACCCAGACTTTAAT ATGGATGCAGATTATAACCCAACGAAGACCTTACAAGAGGAATTGATTGATTCTTCGcgcaaaaagaagagaagacgaCGCAATAAATTAGCCTTGGCAATTGCTAAAGAGAAACCTAAATTCGATCCCTCTGCAAACCCATCGTATCAGGCTTATTTGGATCAATATTATGCTCTAGATTACGAAGACATGATAGGTGATCAACCTTGTAGGTTCAAATACAGAAATGTTGTGGCAAACGACTATGGGCTAACTATAGATGAG ATTATCGCGGCTGACGATAAAGAGTTGAACAAATGGTGTTCGCTAAAAAAAGCTCTGCAACACAGGCCGGAACATCTCGAATTAAACGATGTTAGAACTTATCGGCAAAAGGCACAGAATGAAgtattgaagaagaaaatattcaaaagtaTTTACGG GCCCAAAGAAGAAGAGCGCGTTCAACAGCTGATCGCTGGCCCTGTTGATCAACAAAATGGAGAACCACAGATGAAGAAACGGatgcggaagaaaaagaagaatccaacTACCGAGCGTGAAACTGTTAATGAGCAAATAACCTCGATACCAAAGCTAGAACCAGTTGCATCTGAACTTAAAAGCAATGGCGTAGTGCAGGAGAGAAAAGACAAGGGTAGAACGAAGAAGATTACTGAAACTTCTGCAGTAGGAGATGAAgatatttcttcaaaaaaattggaagaggAAAATGTAGAAACCAGTGAGccgcggaagaaaaaaattaagaaactgCGATCCGACGCCAATCAGTCAGAGGTTCAAGTGAAAGGTACGCGAGTTGAGGCTAAAATTAGCGAAGAAGATGATACTACCAAGATAACAAATACAGCCGAGACTGGGAAAAAAGGAGTCAACGCAAAGTGGAAACAGAAAGGAGCCAACGGAATATCAAAAGCTAAACAAAAAAGTAAGGTGAAAATGACGCATAACAAAATAACCAAGGTCAAGAATAACTCCATCACCAACTTGAGCGCCGAAAGACTGAAGGCGTACGGGATTAATccgaagaaattcaagaacaaattgaaatatggaaaaatgaattaa
- the LOC105687597 gene encoding chitinase domain-containing protein 1 isoform X1 yields the protein MRVPVFTTFVTIFLIVATTSGTLSPRQNRVKKIKVRKGPVDTDVYERGLVFEDLSAKDIIDEAHTYYKDTGIKRFPGAVLGYVTPWNNHGYDVAKTFGAKFTLISPVWLQITRNDGRSYDMPTHDVDKGWMKAVRKANNANHTINILPRVMLKQWTPSDIKLLLSNSQEQNQLAKMLTDTAKAFHFDGYVLEIWNQLVATRADYSIIIRLIKSIAKQLKQYNLALILVIPPSRGVPEEIFDHKHFDELADDVSAFSLMTYDYSNVQRPGPNSPIDWVRQCVERLLPDARDPRRAQILLGLNFYGNDYTIDGGGPIVGHQYLNLLQSYKGKLKWDNSSAEHFFSFKATNGRHLVFYPSLLSINSRINLANELRTGISIWELGQGLDFFYDLL from the exons ATGAGAGTACCGGTATTCACAACATTCGttacaatatttttaattgttgCTACTACAAGCGGAACATTGTCACCCCGTCAAAACAGAGTCAAGAAAATTAAAGTGAGG AAGGGTCCGGTAGATACTGATGTTTATGAAAGAGGTTTAGTGTTTGAAGATCTCTCCGCCAAAGATATAATCGACGAAGCTCATACGTATTACAAAGATACTGGAATCAAGAGATTTCCTGGTGCAGTCCTGGGTTATGTCACACCG TGGAATAATCATGGATATGATGTGGCAAAAACTTTTGGTGCTAAATTCACACTAATATCTCCCGTCTGGCTGCAAATTACTCGTAACGATGGCAGATCGTATGACATGCCCACACACGATGTCGACAAGGGGTGGATGAAAGCTGTGCGAAAGGCCAACAATGCCAATCATACGATCAACA TTTTACCAAGGGTAATGTTGAAGCAATGGACACCTAGTGACATAAAGTTACTGTTATCCAATTCTCAAGAGCAGAATCAGTTAGCAAAGATGCTCACTGATACTGCTAAG GCTTTTCACTTTGATGGCTATGTTCTTGAAATATGGAATCAGCTCGTTGCCACAAGAGCAGACTATTCTATAATCATCCGActaataaaatcaattgccAAACAGCTAAAGCAATACAATCTGGCATTAATTTTAGTCATTCCACCATCCAGAGG agtaccagaagaaatttttgatcacAAGCACTTTGATGAGCTAGCGGACGATGTCTCAGCTTTTTCTCTCATGACTTACGATTATTCTAATGTGCAGCGACCAGGACCAAATAGCCCCATTGATTGGGTGCGCCAGTGCGTAGAACGATTATTACCAGATGCCCGTGATCCAAGGAGAGCTCAAATTTTACTTGGGCTCAATTTCTATGGGAATGACTATACCATTGATGGGGGTGGACCTATTGTAGGACATCAGTATTTAAACCTGCTCCAAAGTTACAAAGGAAAACTCAAGTGGGATAATTCCAGTGCTGAGCATTTCTTCAGTTTTAA aGCCACAAATGGACGTCACTTAGTATTCTACCCATCTTTGCTGTCGATAAATTCAAGGATTAATCTTGCCAACGAGTTGAGAACTGGCATTTCTATCTGGGAATTGGGACAGGGTTTAGactttttttatgatttactATGA
- the LOC105687598 gene encoding short-chain dehydrogenase/reductase family 16C member 6-like — translation MDLTDVGRLFYDTLVFVGMSIAYIAEAVILSIIPRRFRGKSIAGEVALVTGGGGGIGRLVAKKLALLGAHVVVWDINEPGIAETVRQIKEAGGKGWGYRCDLTNREDIYRTAKAVKIEVGAVTLLINNAGYVCGKTLLDLPDYEIDRTYQVNILSHYATTKAFLKDMMKENHGHIVTVASVAGLLGTYRCTDYSATKFAAIGYHESLFTELRAHGYDGIHATLVCPYFINTGMFDGVKPRLLPMLEPDFVAEEIVAGILTNQVNVVLPGSVRYLIPLKCFLPAKMCWALMYQIMQGPQSMMMFRGRDNQILQDQNANITNLKVH, via the exons ATGGATCTCACCGATGTCGGAAGATTATTCTACGACACTCTAGTTTTCGTAGGAATGTCAATCGCTTACATAGCAGAAGCCGTGATTCTCAGTATAATTCCAAGACGCTTTCGAGGGAAAAGCATAGCCGGCGAAGTCGCTTTGGTTACCGGTGGGGGTGGCGGAATCGGAAGACTCGTCGCTAAAAAATTGGCACTGCTAGGGGCTCACGTCGTCGTTTGGGACATCAACGAGCCTG GTATCGCGGAAACTGTGAGGCAGATAAAAGAAGCCGGAGGTAAGGGTTGGGGCTATCGTTGCGACCTGACCAACAGAGAAGACATTTACAGGACAGCAAAAGCGGTTAAAATAGAAGTCGGAGCT gtAACTCTGTTGATCAATAATGCCGGCTACGTCTGCGGAAAAACTCTTCTGGATCTTCCGGATTATGAAATCGACAGGACATATCAAGTCAATATTCTATCCCATTACGCG ACTACCAAAGCCTTCCTCAAGGATATGATGAAGGAAAATCATGGGCACATCGTAACCGTAGCCAGTGTAGCTGGTCTTTTGGGAACTTATCGCTGCACCGATTATTCGGCGACAAAATTTGCGGCCATTGGATACCACGAGAGTCTCTTTACGGAACTTAGG GCACATGGCTATGATGGTATACACGCAACATTGGTATGCCCGTATTTTATTAATACGGGTATGTTCGACGGTGTCAAACCTAG ATTATTACCCATGCTAGAGCCTGACTTTGTCGCCGAGGAAATTGTTGCCGGAATCTTGACAAATCAGGTGAACGTTGTGCTTCCGGGAAGCGTCAGATACCTGATTCCTTTAAAATG ctTCTTGCCAGCAAAAATGTGTTGGGCTCTGATGTACCAAATTATGCAAGGTCCACAGTCTATGATGATGTTCCGAGGACGAGATAATCAGATTTTACAAGATCAAAATGCAAATATCACCAATTTAAAGGTGCATTAA
- the LOC105687431 gene encoding putative gustatory receptor 28b, whose amino-acid sequence MFLPRPTTLRNALSPAIVASWFLGYGIFEYPFGHPHPKASLCWSILTAVLYLVVSMVADIRPMEILGFPKSQLSNRVYDFGVYINIVLVLVTSLRGRIWEKKTSLRLEKISAIDDTLKMLGVPEDYSSIFKTQIVQLSAYFLLIAIPGIVTSTLYANHFASRLSYLCCIASLCYGTLYIFLVDTRICELFRYIGRCFERLNDCLVQTAVLRSHIPNEFHLNPDRGSAIFPMSREIHGNRRLFAATGSKWMIHVLRQTRIIHSDLCVLGIEMNSTFSVHILISLILNVLNVISLLFFTGNWTISRGNFHPKYETVGLLLSSAWLSLQLIKLFQFVYICSKTSSQSRRTGKLIYEFLSSTTNDDIGQEIHSLSLQLIQNPLLFTAGGMFKLDFGSLIEIGGLIVTYVVIMIQMNIAHET is encoded by the exons ATGTTTCTACCGAGACCCACGACTCTTCGAAACGCTCTGTCGCCGGCGATAGTTGCTAGTTGGTTTTTAGGATACGGAATTTTCGAGTATCCGTTCGGACATCCTCACCCCAAGGCATCCTTGTGTTGGTCAATTTTGACTGCGGTGTTGTACCTCGTCGTGTCCATGGTCGCTGACATTCGACCTATGGAAATACTGGGTTTTCCAAAGTCGCAACTGTCGAACAGAGTCTACGATTTCGGGGTTTATATCAACATCGTACTGGTATTGGTCACCTCGCTTCGCGGTCGAATTTGGGAAAAA AAGACGTCGCTTCGTCTAGAAAAAATTAGCGCGATCGACGATACGTTGAAGATGTTGGGAGTACCCGAGGATTACTCTTCGATATTCAAGACTCAAATAGTTCAACTAAGTGCATACTTCTTACTGATTGCGATCCCTGGTATCGTAACTAGCACCCTCTACGCCAACCACTTTGCATCTAGATTATCGTACCTTTGCTGTATCGCAAGCCTCTGTTATGGAACATTGTATATTTTCTTGGTCGACACCAGGATATGTGAATTATTcag ATACATCGGGAGGTGTTTCGAGCGTCTGAACGATTGCCTCGTTCAGACTGCCGTTCTTCGAAGCCACATCCCCAACGAATTTCATCTGAATCCTGATCGCGGTTCCGCGATATTCCCAATGAGTCGTGAGATTCACGGAAATCGACGCTTGTTTGCGGCAACTGGCTCGAAGTGGATGATCCACGTCTTACGGCAAACAAG AATCATACACAGTGACCTCTGCGTTCTTGGAATAGAAATGAATAGCACTTTTAGCGTTCACATTCTCATATCGTTGATTTTGAACGTTTTGAACGTCATTTCCCTTCTCTTCTTCACCGGGAATTGGACAATTTCAcgaggaaattttcatccgaaataTGAAACTGTGGGCTTATTATTATCCTCAGCCTGGCTGAGTCTGCAGTTGATCAAACTATTTCAGTTCGTCTACATCTGCTCAAAAACTTCTTCACAG TCGCGTCGCACGGGTAAACTGATCTACGAATTCTTGAGCTCGACTACCAACGACGACATCGGGCAAGAG ATTCACTCCTTGTCTCTTCAACTCATCCAGAATCCTCTTCTCTTCACGGCAGGAGGGATGTTCAAGTTAGACTTCGGGTCACTGATCGAG ATTGGTGGGTTGATCGTCACGTACGTGGTGATTATGATCCAGATGAACATCGCGCACGAAACATAA
- the LOC105687597 gene encoding chitinase domain-containing protein 1 isoform X2, whose translation MRVPVFTTFVTIFLIVATTSGTLSPRQNRVKKIKKGPVDTDVYERGLVFEDLSAKDIIDEAHTYYKDTGIKRFPGAVLGYVTPWNNHGYDVAKTFGAKFTLISPVWLQITRNDGRSYDMPTHDVDKGWMKAVRKANNANHTINILPRVMLKQWTPSDIKLLLSNSQEQNQLAKMLTDTAKAFHFDGYVLEIWNQLVATRADYSIIIRLIKSIAKQLKQYNLALILVIPPSRGVPEEIFDHKHFDELADDVSAFSLMTYDYSNVQRPGPNSPIDWVRQCVERLLPDARDPRRAQILLGLNFYGNDYTIDGGGPIVGHQYLNLLQSYKGKLKWDNSSAEHFFSFKATNGRHLVFYPSLLSINSRINLANELRTGISIWELGQGLDFFYDLL comes from the exons ATGAGAGTACCGGTATTCACAACATTCGttacaatatttttaattgttgCTACTACAAGCGGAACATTGTCACCCCGTCAAAACAGAGTCAAGAAAATTAAA AAGGGTCCGGTAGATACTGATGTTTATGAAAGAGGTTTAGTGTTTGAAGATCTCTCCGCCAAAGATATAATCGACGAAGCTCATACGTATTACAAAGATACTGGAATCAAGAGATTTCCTGGTGCAGTCCTGGGTTATGTCACACCG TGGAATAATCATGGATATGATGTGGCAAAAACTTTTGGTGCTAAATTCACACTAATATCTCCCGTCTGGCTGCAAATTACTCGTAACGATGGCAGATCGTATGACATGCCCACACACGATGTCGACAAGGGGTGGATGAAAGCTGTGCGAAAGGCCAACAATGCCAATCATACGATCAACA TTTTACCAAGGGTAATGTTGAAGCAATGGACACCTAGTGACATAAAGTTACTGTTATCCAATTCTCAAGAGCAGAATCAGTTAGCAAAGATGCTCACTGATACTGCTAAG GCTTTTCACTTTGATGGCTATGTTCTTGAAATATGGAATCAGCTCGTTGCCACAAGAGCAGACTATTCTATAATCATCCGActaataaaatcaattgccAAACAGCTAAAGCAATACAATCTGGCATTAATTTTAGTCATTCCACCATCCAGAGG agtaccagaagaaatttttgatcacAAGCACTTTGATGAGCTAGCGGACGATGTCTCAGCTTTTTCTCTCATGACTTACGATTATTCTAATGTGCAGCGACCAGGACCAAATAGCCCCATTGATTGGGTGCGCCAGTGCGTAGAACGATTATTACCAGATGCCCGTGATCCAAGGAGAGCTCAAATTTTACTTGGGCTCAATTTCTATGGGAATGACTATACCATTGATGGGGGTGGACCTATTGTAGGACATCAGTATTTAAACCTGCTCCAAAGTTACAAAGGAAAACTCAAGTGGGATAATTCCAGTGCTGAGCATTTCTTCAGTTTTAA aGCCACAAATGGACGTCACTTAGTATTCTACCCATCTTTGCTGTCGATAAATTCAAGGATTAATCTTGCCAACGAGTTGAGAACTGGCATTTCTATCTGGGAATTGGGACAGGGTTTAGactttttttatgatttactATGA